A single window of Ananas comosus cultivar F153 linkage group 24, ASM154086v1, whole genome shotgun sequence DNA harbors:
- the LOC109728831 gene encoding DExH-box ATP-dependent RNA helicase DExH9 isoform X1: MASSLKRKTLENPSHELVLPQKTPKAAVAEPSPSPSPSPLRIDEPVACLHDVSYPEGYVPPRPPRAAAAAAGGERTRPAKEFPFELDPFQSEAIKCLDSGESVMVSAHTSAGKTVVALYAIAMSLRDQQRVIYTSPIKALSNQKYREFKEEFSDVGLMTGDVTIEPNASCLVMTTEIWRSMQYKGSEIMREVAWIIFDEVHYMRDRERGVVWEESIVMAPKNSRFVFLSATVPNAKEFADWVAKVHQQPCHIVYTDYRPTPLQHYIFPCGGDGLYLVVDEKGKFREDSFQKALNALVPAGEGDKKRQNGKWQKGILAGKPSEESDIFKMVKMIIQRQYDPVILFSFSKRECEFLAMQMAKMDLNEEDEKVNIETIFWSAMDLLSDDDKKLPQVSNMLPLLKRGIGVHHSGLLPILKEVIEILFQEGLIKCLFATETFSIGLNMPAKTVVFTNVRKFDGDKFRWISSGEYIQMSGRAGRRGIDQRGICILMVDEKMEPSTAKMMLKGSADSLNSAFHLSYNMLLNQMRCEDGDPEKLLRHSFYQFQADRALPDLEKKVKELEMERDSMVIEEEDSLKDYYDLLQQYKSLKKDVHDIVFSPKYCLPFLQPGRLVRILYPSDDNAPCFSPEDQTTWGVIINFERVKGQGEDRRPEESNYTVDILTRCSVDKEVGVKKATKIVPVNEHGEPLVVSLPLSQVDNLSSIRLFIPKDLLPLEARENTLKKVSEVLSRFAKDGIPLLDPEEDMKVQSNSFKKAARRIEALESLFDRHEMRNSPLIKEKLKVLHAKQELSARIKSIKKTMRSSTALAFKDELKARKRVLRRLGYITSEDVVELKGKVACEISTADELTLTELMFSGALKDVTVEEMVALLSCFVWQEKLQDAQKPREELDLLFSQLQDTARRVANIQLECKVQIDVENFVNSFRPDIMEAVYSWAKGSKFYEIMEITPVFEGSLIRAIRRLEEVLQQLILASKSIGETQLESKFEEAVSKIKRDIVFAASLYL; encoded by the exons ATGGCGTCATCCCTAAAGaggaaaaccctagaaaacccTAGCCACGAGCTCGTCCTTCCCCAGAAGACGCcgaaggcggcggtggcggagccgtcgccgtcgccgtcgccgtcgccgctcCGCATCGACGAGCCCGTCGCGTGCCTCCACGACGTCTCCTACCCCGAGGGCTACGTCCCGCCTCGCCCACCAcgcgcagcggcggcggcggcgggaggggAGAGGACGAGGCCGGCGAAGGAGTTCCCCTTCGAGCTCGATCCGTTCCAATCCGAAGCCATCAAGTGCCTCGACAGTGGCGAATCCGTCATG GTCTCGGCTCACACATCGGCAGGTAAGACGGTTGTTGCATTATATGCAATAGCTATGTCTTTGCGGGACCAACAACGTGTTATTTATACTTCTCCAATCAAGGCACTGAGCAATCAAAAGTACAGAGAATTCAAAGAGGAGTTCTCGGATGTCGGACTAATGACCGGGGATGTAACCATCGAGCCAAATGCCTCTTGTTTG GTCATGACCACTGAAATCTGGCGTAGTATGCAATACAAAGGATCAGAGATAATGCGAGAGGTGGCGTGGATCATATTTGACGAGGTGCACTACATGCGGGATAGGGAGAGGGGTGTTGTTTGGGAAGAAAGTATAGTAATGGCTCCTAAGAATTCCCGATTTGTATTTCTCTCGGCTACAGTTCCCAATGCTAAGGAGTTTGCTGATTGGGTTGCGAAG GTACATCAGCAACCTTGCCACATAGTTTATACCGACTATCGACCTACACCACTTCAGCATTACATTTTCCCTTGTGGGGGTGATGGCTTATACTTGGTAGTGGACGAGAAGGGGAAATTTAGAGAGGACAGTTTTCAAAAAGCTCTAAATGCTCTTGTTCCCGCGGGTGAAGGAGATAAGAAGAGGCAGAACGGGAAATGGCAGAAGGGAATATTGGCTGGTAAACCTAGCGAAGAGAGCGACATATTTAAAATGGTGAAGATGATAATCCAACGCCAATATGATCCAGTGATACTTTTCAGCTTTAGCAAAAGGGAATGCGAATTTCTTGCAATGCAG atGGCAAAAATGGACTTAAATGAAGAGGATGAAAAAGTGAATATTGAGACAATTTTCTGGAGTGCAATGGATTTGCTTTCTGATGATGACAAGAAACTTCCCCAG GTTTCAAATATGCTGCCCTTGCTAAAACGTGGAATAGGTGTTCACCATTCTGGTCTACTTCCTATCCTAAAGGAAGTGATTGAGATATTATTCCAAGAGGGCCTCATCAAG TGTTTGTTTGCCACAGAAACTTTCAGTATTGGTTTGAACATGCCTGCAAAGACTGTTGTATTTACCAATGTACGTAAATTTGATGGGGATAAATTCAGATGGATATCAAGTGGAGAGTACATTCAGATGAGTGGGCGTGCTGGCCGTAGGGGTATCGATCAGCGCGGCATTTGCATTTTGATGGTGGATGAGAAAATGGAGCCATCGACTGCAAAAATGATGCTTAAAGGAAGTGCTGATTCTTTGAACAG TGCTTTCCACCTAAGTTACAACATGCTGTTGAATCAAATGCGATGTGAGGATGGTGATCCCGAAAAACTTCTCCGTCATTCTTTTTACCAATTTCAAGCTGATCGGGCCCTTCCTGATCTAGAG AAAAAAGTCAAGGAATTGGAGATGGAGAGAGATTCAATGGTTATCGAAGAGGAGGATAGTCTTAAGGACTATTATGATCTCTTGCAACAGTACAAGAGCTTAAAGAAAGATGTGCATGACATAGTCTTTTCGCCAAAGTACTGTTTGCCCTTCTTGCAGCCTGGAAGACTTGTGCGTATCCTGTACCCTAGTGATGATAATGCCCCATGCTTCTCCCCCGAGGACCAAACTACCTGGGGAGTAATAATTAACTTTGAGAGGGTGAAAGGCCAAGGTGAAG ATAGAAGGCCAGAAGAAAGTAATTATACGGTTGATATCCTCACAAGATGTTCTGTGGATAAAGAAGTTGGTGTGAAGAAAGCAACGAAGATTGTTCCTGTAAATGAGCATGGAGAacctcttgtggtttcattaCCTCTTTCCCAG GTTGACAACCTAAGCAGTATCCGTCTATTCATTCCAAAGGATCTTTTGCCATTAGAAGCTCGagagaatactctcaaaaaggTTTCGGAGGTGCTTTCTAGGTTTGCTAAAGATGGCATTCCTCTCTTGGATCCTGAAGAGGATATGAAA GTGCAATCTAATTCATTTAAAAAAGCTGCGAGACGAATAGAAGCTCTTGAGAGCTTATTTGATAGGCATGAGATGCGGAACTCCCCACTTATTAAAGAGAAGCTGAAAGTTCTGCATGCTAAGCAGGAATTGTCAGCTagaattaaatctataaaaaaaacaatgcGATCTTCCACAGCATTAGCCTTCAAAGATGAGCTCAAGGCGCGGAAACGGGTTCTCCGTAGGCTGGG ATATATTACAAGTGAGGATGTCGTAGAGTTGAAGGGAAAAGTGGCATGCGAGATAAGCACCGCCGATGAGTTAACATTGACAGAGCTTATGTTCAGCGGCGCACTGAAGGATGTAACAGTCGAGGAGATGGTGGCTCTTCTTTCATGCTTTGTTTGGCAGGAGAAGCTTCAGGATGCCCAGAAGCCGAGGGAGGAGCTTGATTTGCTGTTCTCTCAATTGCAGGATACAGCGAGAAGGGTTGCTAATATTCAGCTCGAATGCAAG GTTCAAATTGATGTGGAGAACTTTGTTAATTCTTTCCGTCCGGACATCATGGAAGCTGTTTATTCATGGGCGAAAGGATCCAAGTTCTATGAGATAATGGAGATCACCCCAGTATTCGAAGGTAGCTTAATCAGAGCTATCAGAAGGTTGGAGGAAGTTCTCCAACAGCTAATTTTGGCATCAAAATCCATTGGGGAGACTCAGTTAGAATCTAAGTTCGAAGAAGCTGTTTCTAAGATCAAGAGAGATATCGTTTTCGCCGCTTCTCTGTATTTATAG
- the LOC109728831 gene encoding DExH-box ATP-dependent RNA helicase DExH9 isoform X2 encodes MSLRDQQRVIYTSPIKALSNQKYREFKEEFSDVGLMTGDVTIEPNASCLVMTTEIWRSMQYKGSEIMREVAWIIFDEVHYMRDRERGVVWEESIVMAPKNSRFVFLSATVPNAKEFADWVAKVHQQPCHIVYTDYRPTPLQHYIFPCGGDGLYLVVDEKGKFREDSFQKALNALVPAGEGDKKRQNGKWQKGILAGKPSEESDIFKMVKMIIQRQYDPVILFSFSKRECEFLAMQMAKMDLNEEDEKVNIETIFWSAMDLLSDDDKKLPQVSNMLPLLKRGIGVHHSGLLPILKEVIEILFQEGLIKCLFATETFSIGLNMPAKTVVFTNVRKFDGDKFRWISSGEYIQMSGRAGRRGIDQRGICILMVDEKMEPSTAKMMLKGSADSLNSAFHLSYNMLLNQMRCEDGDPEKLLRHSFYQFQADRALPDLEKKVKELEMERDSMVIEEEDSLKDYYDLLQQYKSLKKDVHDIVFSPKYCLPFLQPGRLVRILYPSDDNAPCFSPEDQTTWGVIINFERVKGQGEDRRPEESNYTVDILTRCSVDKEVGVKKATKIVPVNEHGEPLVVSLPLSQVDNLSSIRLFIPKDLLPLEARENTLKKVSEVLSRFAKDGIPLLDPEEDMKVQSNSFKKAARRIEALESLFDRHEMRNSPLIKEKLKVLHAKQELSARIKSIKKTMRSSTALAFKDELKARKRVLRRLGYITSEDVVELKGKVACEISTADELTLTELMFSGALKDVTVEEMVALLSCFVWQEKLQDAQKPREELDLLFSQLQDTARRVANIQLECKVQIDVENFVNSFRPDIMEAVYSWAKGSKFYEIMEITPVFEGSLIRAIRRLEEVLQQLILASKSIGETQLESKFEEAVSKIKRDIVFAASLYL; translated from the exons ATGTCTTTGCGGGACCAACAACGTGTTATTTATACTTCTCCAATCAAGGCACTGAGCAATCAAAAGTACAGAGAATTCAAAGAGGAGTTCTCGGATGTCGGACTAATGACCGGGGATGTAACCATCGAGCCAAATGCCTCTTGTTTG GTCATGACCACTGAAATCTGGCGTAGTATGCAATACAAAGGATCAGAGATAATGCGAGAGGTGGCGTGGATCATATTTGACGAGGTGCACTACATGCGGGATAGGGAGAGGGGTGTTGTTTGGGAAGAAAGTATAGTAATGGCTCCTAAGAATTCCCGATTTGTATTTCTCTCGGCTACAGTTCCCAATGCTAAGGAGTTTGCTGATTGGGTTGCGAAG GTACATCAGCAACCTTGCCACATAGTTTATACCGACTATCGACCTACACCACTTCAGCATTACATTTTCCCTTGTGGGGGTGATGGCTTATACTTGGTAGTGGACGAGAAGGGGAAATTTAGAGAGGACAGTTTTCAAAAAGCTCTAAATGCTCTTGTTCCCGCGGGTGAAGGAGATAAGAAGAGGCAGAACGGGAAATGGCAGAAGGGAATATTGGCTGGTAAACCTAGCGAAGAGAGCGACATATTTAAAATGGTGAAGATGATAATCCAACGCCAATATGATCCAGTGATACTTTTCAGCTTTAGCAAAAGGGAATGCGAATTTCTTGCAATGCAG atGGCAAAAATGGACTTAAATGAAGAGGATGAAAAAGTGAATATTGAGACAATTTTCTGGAGTGCAATGGATTTGCTTTCTGATGATGACAAGAAACTTCCCCAG GTTTCAAATATGCTGCCCTTGCTAAAACGTGGAATAGGTGTTCACCATTCTGGTCTACTTCCTATCCTAAAGGAAGTGATTGAGATATTATTCCAAGAGGGCCTCATCAAG TGTTTGTTTGCCACAGAAACTTTCAGTATTGGTTTGAACATGCCTGCAAAGACTGTTGTATTTACCAATGTACGTAAATTTGATGGGGATAAATTCAGATGGATATCAAGTGGAGAGTACATTCAGATGAGTGGGCGTGCTGGCCGTAGGGGTATCGATCAGCGCGGCATTTGCATTTTGATGGTGGATGAGAAAATGGAGCCATCGACTGCAAAAATGATGCTTAAAGGAAGTGCTGATTCTTTGAACAG TGCTTTCCACCTAAGTTACAACATGCTGTTGAATCAAATGCGATGTGAGGATGGTGATCCCGAAAAACTTCTCCGTCATTCTTTTTACCAATTTCAAGCTGATCGGGCCCTTCCTGATCTAGAG AAAAAAGTCAAGGAATTGGAGATGGAGAGAGATTCAATGGTTATCGAAGAGGAGGATAGTCTTAAGGACTATTATGATCTCTTGCAACAGTACAAGAGCTTAAAGAAAGATGTGCATGACATAGTCTTTTCGCCAAAGTACTGTTTGCCCTTCTTGCAGCCTGGAAGACTTGTGCGTATCCTGTACCCTAGTGATGATAATGCCCCATGCTTCTCCCCCGAGGACCAAACTACCTGGGGAGTAATAATTAACTTTGAGAGGGTGAAAGGCCAAGGTGAAG ATAGAAGGCCAGAAGAAAGTAATTATACGGTTGATATCCTCACAAGATGTTCTGTGGATAAAGAAGTTGGTGTGAAGAAAGCAACGAAGATTGTTCCTGTAAATGAGCATGGAGAacctcttgtggtttcattaCCTCTTTCCCAG GTTGACAACCTAAGCAGTATCCGTCTATTCATTCCAAAGGATCTTTTGCCATTAGAAGCTCGagagaatactctcaaaaaggTTTCGGAGGTGCTTTCTAGGTTTGCTAAAGATGGCATTCCTCTCTTGGATCCTGAAGAGGATATGAAA GTGCAATCTAATTCATTTAAAAAAGCTGCGAGACGAATAGAAGCTCTTGAGAGCTTATTTGATAGGCATGAGATGCGGAACTCCCCACTTATTAAAGAGAAGCTGAAAGTTCTGCATGCTAAGCAGGAATTGTCAGCTagaattaaatctataaaaaaaacaatgcGATCTTCCACAGCATTAGCCTTCAAAGATGAGCTCAAGGCGCGGAAACGGGTTCTCCGTAGGCTGGG ATATATTACAAGTGAGGATGTCGTAGAGTTGAAGGGAAAAGTGGCATGCGAGATAAGCACCGCCGATGAGTTAACATTGACAGAGCTTATGTTCAGCGGCGCACTGAAGGATGTAACAGTCGAGGAGATGGTGGCTCTTCTTTCATGCTTTGTTTGGCAGGAGAAGCTTCAGGATGCCCAGAAGCCGAGGGAGGAGCTTGATTTGCTGTTCTCTCAATTGCAGGATACAGCGAGAAGGGTTGCTAATATTCAGCTCGAATGCAAG GTTCAAATTGATGTGGAGAACTTTGTTAATTCTTTCCGTCCGGACATCATGGAAGCTGTTTATTCATGGGCGAAAGGATCCAAGTTCTATGAGATAATGGAGATCACCCCAGTATTCGAAGGTAGCTTAATCAGAGCTATCAGAAGGTTGGAGGAAGTTCTCCAACAGCTAATTTTGGCATCAAAATCCATTGGGGAGACTCAGTTAGAATCTAAGTTCGAAGAAGCTGTTTCTAAGATCAAGAGAGATATCGTTTTCGCCGCTTCTCTGTATTTATAG